In Corticium candelabrum chromosome 1, ooCorCand1.1, whole genome shotgun sequence, the genomic stretch GACGAGTATAAGAATAAAATGTCTGGGTTTCTAGAACATCTGTTCTACTGGACTTTCTTGCTTGTTGCCTCATCCATTTGTGTAACTGTTGGCACGTCTGCCTCCCGACCAAGTTGTTTGAGATGAAACAGGTGGGACTTGACAGCATTCCAGTATGATCCACAGTTGTGGTATTCAATCCCAAACTCTTCACAAGTCTGCTTGACAATAGGTGTCACTAGTGGGTAGAAGCACTGTGCAACGCCTGGAAAAAGATGGTGGGCGGTTTGATGATTCAGAGCACCTGAAAGCAGGATGAAAGATCAATtttcacacacatgcacatatgcacacacacacacacacacacacacacatgcacacacaagcacacacacacacacacacacacacacacacacacacacacacacacatgcacacacacaagcacacacacacacaagcacacacacacacacaagcacacacaagcacacacacaaacataacacaaaacatgcacgtgcactaTACATTGTAACAAACTGCAGTGGCTCTCTCACAGTACATACCAGACATGTAAGTCGTAAACCATGACTCTGTTCCGTAGTCTTGAGTTGTTTGTACCTGCATCTCCCACCTATACCACAGCACCCCTATTCATATGTATGCTTGCATGcttgcctctgtgtgtgtgtgtgtgtgtgtgtgtgtgtgtgtgtgtgtgtgtgtgtgtgtgtgtgtgtgtgtgtgtgtgtgtgtgtgtgtgtgtgtgtgtgtgtgtgtgtgtgtgtgtgtacaaaagAGATAAGAACAAAAGACGATCTCTAAGAGTGAGACCTTCACATGCGATGTTTGTGAATGCTCCTGCACAGCAcgcattggtctttggagacacaagcaaagccataaatgagtttggtcgtgttgaccactcactccaccgtgtgtgtgtactgcagTGAGTGAAAGTTGCAATGAATTTACTGTACCAGTCGGCATTGATGAGACCATTCTTATCAGGAAGTGGCCATTTGGCATTAACACTGACATGTGATACTTGAAAGGTGATTGCCAAATAGTAACTAGTGATAGCATCACAAAACATAAGAAGAAACATCTGAAATATCCACACAAATGTATCAACACGACAAACAAAGTCaaaaggtaattaattaaatcggATCGTTCAATTACCACTTGCAGCAACGATGCTCCTGCCAGCATGGGAATTACAAGTcgatacaaaacaaaaaacagttTGCCACCGAAAAACACAGCCCACTGCAAGGCTGTCAGGTTGCTAAGCCTTATGTTTCCTAGCAACCAATAAATCTAATCAATcaactaaaatgcaaacagcAGTTTGGTTGCCACCGTTCTTGCGTAGCATGAAGAGTATGGTAAAGTCTTGGAACCTTGTCTTTGCTGCCAGCTGCATGAAGATATAAAATAATCAagaaaatacaaatcagttgAAGTTATCCTTACAACGCCATAGAGCAGTGGGACATAAATGTGCTGATGAAAGTAGCGAGGCAGCCATGTCTGTGAGTTCTTTATGCGACGAATATCCGGCAATTCCTATAGTAAGGAACAATAATTGAGATGTGTATACAAAAAATGTATTACAAGTCTGACACTAGCAGCTGTGATGATGTCCGGATCTGCATGATCGACATTGGTGTAAGGATGATGTCCAATTGTGTGCTGCACAATTAGTTGACAATATATTTAAATGGTCACGAGTCCAACGCACAGTAATCTCTGTGTTATGTATATATGCTCACCTGATGATTCCAAACTGTCTGAGACATGCCATTGATGAAGTCGTGCCATAAACTCGCAAGCCTCCACACCCATGGCTTATGTGTCACAGCAAAATGACTAGATGCAATACATTAAATAATTTTGAGTGactgtactgtgtgtgtgtgtgtgtgtgtgtgtgtgtgtgtgtgtgtgtgtgtgtgtgtgtgtgtgtgtgtgtgtgtgtgtgtgtgtgtgtgtgtgtgtgtgtgtgttggcaaAGTGGCAATCCCCTTAATAACAGGATCAAACCTTGCATCATGTGGGACATTGAGTGAACCTAAACCATTGAATACGGCAAGACCGATGCTCACGATCAAGCATCCGATTAAACAGTTGCTGTACACAAATGTCTAACACAACAATTGCAGCTTTACATTGGTCAATATATAAGATGTGTCCAAATCATTCATACCTGCAGATACCAGAAAACTACAACACCCAGTAAAATCCAGAAGTAACGAAGTAGTGTCCAACGAGCATCTTTAGGACTCTGTGACGTCAAAAACTAATGCTTGCAATGAATCACTGTATGATTACACGTGTTTTCTCTTTACCATTCCAAGTTCCTTGAAGCGGTCTTTCACTCTCTTTTTCAGGGTTTTTGCAAACTCCCTAGATAGTAGAAACAATCAGGACATTGATGTAATTTAAGGCAGTGGAGTAGGTTAACTGAACAACTTTTGTACATATCgagatgtggtgtgtgtgtgtgtgtgtgtgtgtgtgtgtgtgtgtgtgtgtgtgtgtgtgtgtgtgtggtgcgtgcgtgtgtgtgtgtgtgtgtgtgtgtgtgtgtgtgtggtgcgtgtgtgtgtgtgtgtgtgtgtgtgtgtgtgtgtgtgtgtgtgtgtgtgtgtgtgtgtgtgtgtgtgtgtgtgtgtgtgtgtgtgtgtgtgtggtgtagaCACAGTGTACTTAAAATGTAAGTGCCTATGCAGGATGTAGAATGTAGGAGTGATGACGTGGGTGGTGAGTAGCAGATTGCATGAGCAGAGCTAGCTAGCCTAATTTACATACACAAAATTGAAACTTGCGCTAAAGGTCTACTTACCCAGACTCGGGATACACAGGAAATTCATTGGTGATTAGATCTCCCACGTAGAACTTATCTAGGAGTCTAAACAGGTCGCCGGACGCTAATTAATTTCAGTCAATGGCGGCACGACTGTTTGCGCACTTGTGGACGGAGAAGTCGTGATACATCTCGAACACTTGAGTTACATCGCGTCCAGCACCAAGCAACATCTGATCTATTCCACCTGGATGTTTGTCAATAAATTTGGTAAGGTCATAGACCTAGATAGAATACAATATATCTATTCATCATTCATGCCACATCCCATGCATTCTCGTAGCTAATCgattttgcttaattaaaaatatatatctTACTCGTCCACGGACTGCGACGTGAACATTATGTCTCTGGTTCAGTTCTGCTAGCTGCTGCCACGTAAAGGTTCGAGGTCTATCCACAACTGGTGCCATCTTGACAAAGTTTAGATCAGGTGACTTTCGATCATGTGATCGTGATCAATCACTGGTCATTAATTATCACCCAATTAACAACAATAATCTATTGCTATGTCTTATGTCTATACATGCTATGCATTAGCTACTTCTTGCGAACAGATTCTACTCGTGCGTATAAAGGATCATCGTCTGCTGTATATCCCATCACCGTATTAACTGTATCATCAACTGTATCGTATAGATCAAGGTCGAGTGCAGGTGGTGGTGGAGGCACATTAAATATTTCATCATACAAATCTTCCGTTTGTTCTTCAGTTGCTTCTGCCATCATTTTAGACGGCGGGAGTTGTGTCAGTGGCAAGAAATCTTCATTGGTATAAACACCCTCCCCTACCAGAGCATCAGTAACATCAGATTGGAGTAATGGAGGAGGTGGTATCAGCACAACACTGTCATCTTCTCCTGGACCAACCACTACCGCTGCTTCTGGTGGCGGcggcggtggtggtggtaaGGTTATGTCCTTATAGGACACAGAAGCTGAACCACGTGGTACCCTGTCTCCTGCTGATACATCTTTACTTCCCATTACATACTTGTCTGGACAGAAATGCAGTCGATGGTCATCCTCGAGTGACTTGGGTCGCAGCCTTCTCAAACGTCGCTCTTTGACGCCTTCTGATGTCGTCTTGCCAGGATCTAGTGGAGTTGCAGTTTGAGCTTTTGCCTTACTCTTAGGTTTAGGCTGTTGTTTGACTTTGTGTACTTTAGATGGTTGAATAGACCTTTTAGTTTTATGAACAGAGTTCAAGGCATGATGCACGGCAGTTTTGTGACTGTTGTCATCATCTGTTGAATCGCTGTCCTCTTCCTCGATAACTTCACCAGCTGAATCAAATTCATCATCCTTCACACCAGCAGCCAACCTCATTCTGTTCGTATACCGTCGCCATAATTTCTGCTCTACAGGATTACTTCCTGCTTCACCTTCATGAAAAGACTCAACGTGAACAATCTTCCCAGCACCCGGGTACAATGCTCGGCTATGAGGCACACCAAGAGTTGACAATACAACTACATTATCTCGAGCTCCGGTGGCTAGCAAACTTCCATCTGGAGAAATAGCAACCGTCTCGACCTCTCTAAAAGGTTGATGTTGAGCCAACAATGCCAACTGCCTCTCTTTTCCTTCTCGAGGATCCCACAAACGAGTAGTGCAGTCACCCACTGATGCCAGTACAGAGAAATCATTAGCATCGGTATCGGGATTAAATGCTAAGCTTTTTACAGTATCCTCGTGACCTGTCAGTTGACACAGAGGTTTGCTTTCTCTCGGTTCCCAGACTGTGATTTTTCTATCAGACGATCCAGACGCAATCAGTGAAGCATCTGGTGACCACCGACAACACGTGATTCCATCATCGTGACCGTTTACAAATACTTTTATAGCTTTGTTGTTTACTCTTGCATCCCATATACGAATGGTCTCATCATCAGACGATGTACAAAGCACAGCACTGGTATGAACTGGGTGAAAATGACACGAGAAGACACCCTTGGTGTGACCATTCAGTGTGTGAAGCAACACACCAGTTGCCGGATCCCAAACACGAACAGTCTTGTCCCACGACGCCGTCGCCAAGAGAGAACCATTACCCGAAAAACAGACGTCCAATACCCAACCAAAATGTTCAGACAAGGTAGAGAGTGCCTGTCCACTTGTCGAGTTCCATATACACGTCGTACAATCGGCAGAGCCCGTCGCTAAGAGGGAGCCATCCGGTTGAAACCAAGCCAGTGCTGTCACTGGGCAGGTGTGTTGGTTTTTCAGAGTAACTGCGGTTTCCAAGCTGCTCAAGTCCCACAAACGGACCTCCTTGTCCCACGCTCCTGAGGCGAGTAAGGTGCCGCCTGGACTAAATTCAAGACATGCCACCTGCCAACGGTGGCCTTCTAGTCTGGCCAACTGCTCTGCTTTGAAGGCCATCTACAGAGAAAGATGTGGAGCATGCGCAAAATTTAGTGCCTCGAATTCCAGACAGAGATCGCGAACGACAGTGTGGCGACAAGACAGTATTTTCGCACACTAAACTGTACTGTCTATTACTACAAGCGTGCTTATCTAAAGACAAAAAGGCGATTTCCATTATTGTGCTAGAAAATCTGCTACAGGATACCGGATTTtacttaaaattaatttaaatttttacagATTTGACAGAATACGCGACAGTGTGCTGTACTACATTATCTTAATGGCTAAGCACTTCATATAAGTAAGAGTATTATTATCTACAAGTATAACTACGTAAATAAGTAAAACTAGACTATAGTTAGAATATTTAGATACCGTACGTAGAATATGATATACGATATATTGTTTTCGCACTAATTAGTGAAGTTCCTTCTCAGGGGCCTGGGtgtaaaaataataataataagtaaaCAATATACTAggtaaatttattattaataagattatgactcgtttcagtcgttggggagtttctgtggcctggcgaacggtccgatgacgatgacgtttAGCGCTTTTCTgatggtcattgatatccactaggcgtgctaaatcgagttcgcggtcaccgtagtgcctgcaatctataccgaattggctagtcattgattgccgtgtTGAGTATACAGAAACATagaccctgctgggctcacctgccgggttggtgggcgcccagatgggggtaaagaccccacttgcccattatggagggacCTATCGCAACATAATAATATCTGAGATAAAATGCAATCCCTGGTATTGCCAATGCGAGCATCTGTTACACTACGATCCATGCACAGGCAGCTAGATACACGTATATTCTttgacagtacagtacatatatatattgaaGGCAACCTAACTAGGCATAGCTTGCAAACGAAAACATTGCCACTACTAAAGTAGACAATAGCTGTTTATGAATAGTTCTAGTTGAGTC encodes the following:
- the LOC134195755 gene encoding uncharacterized WD repeat-containing protein all2124-like; this translates as MAFKAEQLARLEGHRWQVACLEFSPGGTLLASGAWDKEVRLWDLSSLETAVTLKNQHTCPVTALAWFQPDGSLLATGSADCTTCIWNSTSGQALSTLSEHFGWVLDVCFSGNGSLLATASWDKTVRVWDPATGVLLHTLNGHTKGVFSCHFHPVHTSAVLCTSSDDETIRIWDARVNNKAIKVFVNGHDDGITCCRWSPDASLIASGSSDRKITVWEPRESKPLCQLTGHEDTVKSLAFNPDTDANDFSVLASVGDCTTRLWDPREGKERQLALLAQHQPFREVETVAISPDGSLLATGARDNVVVLSTLGVPHSRALYPGAGKIVHVESFHEGEAGSNPVEQKLWRRYTNRMRLAAGVKDDEFDSAGEVIEEEDSDSTDDDNSHKTAVHHALNSVHKTKRSIQPSKVHKVKQQPKPKSKAKAQTATPLDPGKTTSEGVKERRLRRLRPKSLEDDHRLHFCPDKYVMGSKDVSAGDRVPRGSASVSYKDITLPPPPPPPPEAAVVVGPGEDDSVVLIPPPPLLQSDVTDALVGEGVYTNEDFLPLTQLPPSKMMAEATEEQTEDLYDEIFNVPPPPPALDLDLYDTVDDTVNTVMGYTADDDPLYARVESVRKK
- the LOC134195765 gene encoding uncharacterized protein LOC134195765, which produces MAPVVDRPRTFTWQQLAELNQRHNVHVAVRGRVYDLTKFIDKHPGGIDQMLLGAGRDVTQVFEMYHDFSVHKLLDKFYVGDLITNEFPVYPESGEFAKTLKKRVKDRFKELGMSPKDARWTLLRYFWILLGVVVFWYLQTFVYSNCLIGCLIVSIGLAVFNGLGSLNVPHDASHFAVTHKPWVWRLASLWHDFINGMSQTVWNHQHTIGHHPYTNVDHADPDIITAASELPDIRRIKNSQTWLPRYFHQHIYVPLLYGVLAAKTRFQDFTILFMLRKNGNIRLSNLTALQWAVFFGGKLFFVLYRLVIPMLAGASLLQVMFLLMFCDAITSYYLAITFQVSHVSVNAKWPLPDKNGLINADWWEMQVQTTQDYGTESWFTTYMSGALNHQTAHHLFPGVAQCFYPLVTPIVKQTCEEFGIEYHNCGSYWNAVKSHLFHLKQLGREADVPTVTQMDEATSKKVQ